In Kitasatospora gansuensis, a genomic segment contains:
- a CDS encoding thioesterase II family protein, protein MDAPSVPRWAIRAPGADQAARTLYCLPHGGGSAAEYVRWARDLRKVAVCAVQLPGRGSRLAEPPHTSMSELVRTLLAGLDLTPPYVFFGHSLGALVAYELTQALRGAGRPLPERLILSSHPAPHLPRERTQLHRLPDDELLAEVARRHGGIPEEVLANAELRRLTAVCVRADYRIVETYRWQPRSPLPVPITVLGGQQDVVSAEQLAAWAEHTTVQPVQQRTFPGGHFYFRERQRAAVLRTVEAAAC, encoded by the coding sequence ATGGACGCACCCTCCGTACCCCGCTGGGCGATCCGCGCGCCGGGCGCCGACCAAGCCGCCCGGACGCTCTACTGCCTTCCGCACGGCGGCGGTTCGGCCGCCGAGTACGTCCGGTGGGCCCGGGACCTGCGCAAGGTCGCGGTCTGCGCGGTCCAGCTGCCGGGCCGGGGCTCCCGGCTGGCGGAGCCGCCGCACACCTCGATGTCCGAACTGGTCCGCACCCTGCTGGCCGGGCTCGACCTGACCCCGCCGTACGTGTTCTTCGGGCACAGCCTCGGCGCCCTGGTCGCGTACGAGCTGACCCAGGCGCTGCGCGGCGCCGGGCGGCCGCTGCCCGAGCGGCTGATCCTGTCCAGCCATCCGGCGCCGCACCTGCCCCGGGAGCGCACCCAGCTGCACCGGCTGCCCGACGACGAGCTGCTGGCCGAGGTGGCCAGGCGGCACGGCGGCATCCCCGAGGAGGTGCTCGCCAACGCCGAGTTGCGCCGGTTGACGGCGGTCTGTGTCCGGGCCGACTATCGGATCGTGGAGACCTACCGCTGGCAACCCCGGTCACCGCTGCCGGTGCCGATCACCGTGCTCGGCGGCCAGCAGGACGTGGTGTCCGCCGAGCAGTTGGCGGCCTGGGCCGAGCACACCACCGTGCAGCCGGTGCAGCAACGGACCTTCCCCGGTGGGCACTTCTACTTCCGCGAGCGGCAACGGGCCGCTGTGCTGCGGACGGTGGAGGCGGCCGCGTGCTGA
- a CDS encoding acyl carrier protein, with protein sequence MTRQQLTDWLREYLADLLDVAPEQIGTDIPLEQLGVDSATTLVLSADLTAHTGREVRPGEIFDHPTVERLAARLTGSTDPVAAG encoded by the coding sequence ATGACCCGGCAGCAACTGACCGACTGGCTACGGGAGTACCTGGCGGACCTGCTCGACGTCGCCCCCGAGCAGATCGGCACGGACATCCCGCTGGAGCAGCTCGGGGTCGACTCGGCCACCACCCTGGTGCTGAGCGCCGACCTGACCGCGCACACCGGACGGGAGGTCCGGCCCGGGGAGATCTTCGACCACCCGACCGTCGAACGGCTGGCGGCCCGGCTCACCGGCTCCACCGACCCGGTCGCGGCGGGGTGA
- a CDS encoding non-ribosomal peptide synthetase — MANDAHAAFPLTEIQYAYWVGRGPNFVLGNVAPHAYFELEGRRLDPALLSRGWRRLLERHPMLRAVVDKEGRQRVLPEAPPFEVGFEDLSAAEPAVLAERLAATRAEMSERVYDPAVWPLFDIKVSRLAEHDRLHVSLDLLMVDLASITLLFTEWSALCQDEGVQLPPIDVTFRDYVLALEDGTDAPRYKRSLDYWASRAETLAPPPELPLAKPPVQIHKPRFTHREYHLPPAEWQRFQQLAEQRGLTPTAVLATVFAEVLAAWSGTPRFSLNLTVFNRLPLLLAENERGHRTVHPHLRRVVGDFTSICLLEMDTTGDLPLAELAARTQTQLQQDLRHRYVSALHTLRERRRRGLQTGFEGMPVVFTSGLGTVSDASGPMEYFGDISYRLSQTPQIWLDHQVLDVTGSLDLTWDAVEELFPEGVLDDMFAVYCALVRRLAEPAAWDEGLAVPLPAHQLAVRERANDTAGEAPGGLLHEALFRGAAAHPDRPAVLHGAGSVSYRELAEQAAAVAEGIAGLGAGPLRDRLVAVTLPKGPDQVAAAHGVLLASAAYLPVGPTLPARRRAELFESGEALAVVTDPTLDQSLEWPAGLPRLLPAATGVTTDRAEPTDLAYVLYTSGSTGRPKGVMIEHHAALNTVLDINERFQVGPDDRLFGLADLGFDLSVYDLFGSTAAGAALVLPDEDQRREPAHWAELMDRHGVTVWNSVPAQMQMLVEHLEQADRIPAALRLVLLSGDWIPLDLPDRILALWPDAQVIGLGGATEASIWSNWHPADQVDPDAPSIPYGRPLRNQAFHVLDAELRDCPVWVPGELYIEGTGLARGYWRDPERTAASFVRHPVTGARLYRTGDFGRYLPDGVLQFLGRRDGQVKIGGHRIECGEIEAVLGRHPGVESAVVVKSADEGGGAKLLGFVVPDRADGSLLVTGTADPAETDRCRRALRATAELPAPGPDSAELRTAWGALDQVYVAAAATAFRALGLPHTPGERFDPAAALAAGVAPRYERWLARAVGVLCEHGLLRRTPEGLEVAGTFPSLITDQVAAGAREALRTTLEVPDDLIDWMLSLADGLADILTQSLHSAELYASDRTPEVYARLFGPAYAVATEAVARLVADWPADRPLRVLEVGGGYGTLTRHLLPLLPADRTEYLFTDISPYFTDRAREVFGEYGFLRPGLFNLDQAPELQGHEGLEADLVIAASVLHDIRRIGPGLDTLRSVLAPGGTLLMVEQTAFHPWFDLTMGLQQGFDGYEDTELRGWGHPLLDRGQWAELLTATGFADSTALTRPEDGPASVGFDVIAAQGPLTTRRFDREALREYTAERLPKHMVPTRLLALDRLPLSRTGKVDRGTLAKAGARRTGRSRAAQPPRTDRQLKIVEIYRAVLGLSQVDLADDFLEAGGDSLLAARISAALHRAFGTEVPVGVILQHPTVAALDSWLEPLLGPATPLDDQPETGTAGSEETA, encoded by the coding sequence ATGGCCAACGACGCTCACGCGGCCTTCCCCCTGACGGAGATCCAGTACGCGTACTGGGTGGGCCGCGGCCCCAACTTCGTACTCGGGAACGTCGCACCGCACGCCTACTTCGAGCTGGAGGGCCGGCGGCTCGACCCGGCCCTGCTCTCCCGCGGCTGGCGCCGCCTGCTGGAGCGGCACCCGATGCTCAGAGCCGTGGTCGACAAGGAGGGCCGCCAGCGGGTGCTGCCCGAGGCGCCGCCGTTCGAGGTCGGCTTCGAGGACCTGTCGGCGGCCGAACCCGCCGTGCTGGCCGAGCGGTTGGCCGCGACCCGGGCCGAGATGTCCGAGCGGGTCTACGACCCGGCCGTCTGGCCGCTGTTCGACATCAAGGTGAGCCGGCTCGCCGAGCACGACCGGCTGCACGTCAGCCTGGACCTGCTGATGGTCGACCTGGCCAGCATCACGCTGCTGTTCACCGAGTGGAGCGCGCTCTGCCAGGACGAGGGGGTGCAACTGCCGCCGATCGACGTGACCTTCCGGGACTACGTGCTGGCCCTGGAGGACGGCACCGACGCCCCGCGCTACAAGCGCTCGCTGGACTACTGGGCCTCCCGGGCCGAGACGCTCGCCCCGCCGCCCGAACTCCCGCTCGCCAAACCGCCGGTGCAGATCCACAAGCCCCGCTTCACGCACCGCGAGTACCACCTGCCGCCGGCCGAGTGGCAGCGCTTCCAGCAGCTCGCCGAGCAGCGCGGGCTCACCCCGACCGCCGTGCTGGCCACCGTGTTCGCCGAGGTGCTGGCGGCCTGGAGCGGCACCCCGAGGTTCAGCCTGAACCTCACCGTCTTCAACCGGCTGCCGCTGCTGCTCGCCGAGAACGAGCGCGGCCACCGCACCGTCCATCCCCATCTGCGGCGCGTGGTGGGCGACTTCACCTCGATCTGCCTGCTGGAGATGGACACCACCGGCGACCTGCCGCTGGCCGAGCTGGCCGCCCGTACCCAGACCCAGCTGCAGCAGGACCTGAGGCACCGTTACGTGAGTGCTCTGCACACCCTGCGGGAGCGGCGCCGGCGCGGGCTGCAGACCGGCTTCGAGGGCATGCCGGTGGTGTTCACCAGCGGGCTCGGCACCGTTTCTGACGCCTCGGGGCCGATGGAGTACTTCGGTGACATCAGCTACCGGCTGAGCCAGACCCCGCAGATCTGGCTGGACCACCAGGTGCTCGACGTCACCGGTTCGCTCGATCTGACCTGGGACGCCGTCGAGGAGCTGTTCCCCGAGGGCGTGCTCGACGACATGTTCGCCGTGTACTGCGCGCTGGTGCGGCGGTTGGCCGAGCCGGCCGCCTGGGACGAGGGTCTCGCCGTCCCGCTGCCGGCCCATCAGCTGGCGGTCCGCGAGCGCGCCAACGACACCGCGGGCGAGGCGCCGGGCGGTCTGCTGCACGAGGCCCTGTTCCGGGGCGCCGCCGCGCACCCCGATCGGCCCGCCGTCCTGCACGGCGCGGGCTCGGTCAGCTACCGCGAACTCGCCGAGCAGGCGGCCGCCGTGGCGGAGGGCATCGCCGGGCTCGGCGCCGGGCCGCTGCGCGACCGGCTGGTCGCCGTCACCCTGCCCAAGGGCCCGGACCAGGTCGCCGCCGCCCACGGCGTGCTGCTGGCCTCGGCCGCCTACCTGCCGGTCGGACCCACCCTGCCGGCCCGCCGCCGGGCCGAGCTGTTCGAGAGCGGCGAGGCGCTCGCCGTGGTCACCGACCCGACGCTCGATCAGAGCCTGGAGTGGCCGGCCGGTCTTCCCCGACTGCTCCCCGCCGCCACCGGGGTCACCACGGACCGGGCCGAGCCCACCGACCTCGCGTACGTGCTCTACACCTCCGGCTCCACCGGCCGCCCCAAGGGCGTGATGATCGAGCACCACGCCGCACTGAACACCGTCCTGGACATCAACGAACGGTTCCAGGTCGGCCCGGACGACCGGCTGTTCGGGCTGGCCGACCTCGGCTTCGACCTCTCGGTCTACGATCTCTTCGGCAGCACGGCGGCCGGCGCCGCCCTCGTCCTCCCCGACGAGGACCAGCGCCGTGAACCCGCCCACTGGGCCGAGCTGATGGACCGTCACGGGGTCACCGTCTGGAACTCGGTGCCCGCCCAGATGCAGATGCTGGTCGAGCACCTGGAGCAGGCCGACCGGATCCCGGCCGCACTGCGACTGGTGCTGCTCAGCGGCGACTGGATCCCGCTCGACCTGCCCGACCGGATCCTGGCGCTCTGGCCGGACGCCCAGGTGATCGGTCTCGGCGGCGCCACCGAGGCGTCGATCTGGTCGAACTGGCACCCCGCCGATCAGGTGGACCCGGACGCCCCGAGCATCCCGTACGGCAGGCCGCTGCGGAACCAGGCCTTCCACGTCCTCGACGCCGAGCTGCGGGACTGCCCGGTCTGGGTGCCGGGCGAGCTGTACATCGAGGGAACCGGCCTGGCCCGGGGCTACTGGCGCGATCCGGAGCGGACCGCCGCGAGCTTCGTCCGGCACCCCGTCACCGGCGCGCGGCTGTACCGGACCGGCGACTTCGGCCGCTATCTCCCGGACGGGGTCCTGCAGTTCCTCGGCCGCCGGGACGGCCAGGTCAAGATCGGCGGGCACCGGATCGAGTGCGGCGAGATCGAGGCGGTGCTCGGCCGGCACCCCGGCGTGGAGTCCGCCGTGGTGGTGAAGTCCGCCGACGAGGGCGGCGGCGCCAAGCTGCTCGGCTTCGTGGTGCCCGACCGCGCGGACGGCTCGCTGCTGGTGACCGGTACGGCCGACCCGGCCGAGACCGACCGATGTCGCCGCGCCCTGCGGGCGACCGCCGAGCTGCCCGCACCCGGACCGGACAGTGCCGAACTGCGCACCGCCTGGGGCGCGTTGGACCAGGTGTACGTGGCCGCGGCGGCCACCGCCTTCCGGGCCCTCGGGCTGCCGCACACCCCGGGCGAGCGCTTCGACCCGGCTGCCGCGCTGGCCGCCGGGGTGGCCCCGCGCTACGAACGCTGGCTGGCCCGCGCCGTCGGCGTGCTCTGCGAGCACGGGCTGCTGCGCCGGACGCCCGAAGGGCTGGAGGTGGCCGGGACCTTCCCGTCGCTGATCACCGATCAGGTCGCGGCGGGCGCCCGGGAGGCGCTGCGGACCACCCTGGAGGTCCCGGACGACCTGATCGACTGGATGCTCTCGCTGGCCGACGGCCTGGCGGACATCCTCACCCAGTCCCTGCACTCCGCCGAGCTGTACGCCTCCGACCGCACCCCCGAGGTCTACGCCCGGCTGTTCGGGCCCGCCTACGCCGTGGCCACCGAGGCCGTCGCCCGCCTGGTCGCCGACTGGCCCGCGGACCGCCCGCTGCGCGTCCTGGAGGTCGGCGGCGGCTACGGCACGCTGACCCGTCACCTGCTGCCGCTGCTGCCGGCCGACCGCACGGAGTACCTGTTCACCGACATCTCGCCGTACTTCACCGACCGGGCCCGCGAGGTCTTCGGCGAGTACGGGTTCCTCCGCCCGGGCCTGTTCAACCTCGACCAGGCGCCCGAACTCCAGGGCCACGAGGGCCTGGAGGCCGATCTGGTGATCGCGGCGAGCGTGCTGCACGACATCCGCCGGATCGGCCCGGGACTGGACACCCTGCGGTCGGTGCTGGCGCCCGGCGGCACCCTGCTGATGGTCGAACAGACCGCCTTCCACCCGTGGTTCGACCTCACCATGGGCCTCCAGCAGGGCTTCGACGGGTACGAGGACACCGAACTGCGCGGCTGGGGACACCCGTTGCTCGACCGCGGCCAGTGGGCGGAGCTGCTCACCGCCACCGGCTTCGCCGACAGCACGGCGCTGACCAGGCCCGAGGACGGCCCGGCCTCGGTCGGCTTCGACGTGATCGCCGCCCAGGGGCCGCTGACCACCCGTCGGTTCGACCGGGAGGCGCTGCGGGAGTACACCGCCGAGCGGCTGCCCAAGCACATGGTCCCGACCCGGCTGCTCGCGCTGGACCGGCTGCCGCTCAGCCGCACCGGCAAGGTCGACCGGGGCACCCTGGCCAAGGCCGGGGCGCGCCGGACCGGCCGCAGCCGGGCCGCCCAACCGCCCCGGACGGACCGTCAGTTGAAGATCGTCGAGATCTACCGCGCGGTGCTCGGCCTGAGCCAGGTGGACCTCGCGGACGACTTCCTGGAGGCCGGCGGCGACTCGCTGCTCGCCGCCCGGATCTCGGCGGCGCTGCACCGCGCCTTCGGCACCGAGGTCCCGGTCGGCGTCATCCTGCAGCACCCCACCGTGGCGGCGCTCGACAGCTGGCTGGAGCCGCTGCTCGGCCCGGCCACGCCCCTGGACGACCAGCCGGAGACCGGCACCGCCGGAAGCGAGGAGACGGCATGA
- a CDS encoding FHA domain-containing protein, producing MGERQFAPFAPQLVLETDGDSQVMSPSRTYHVGRDPTGEIVLTDPRVSWHHAVLHADGDHWTLDDTGSTNGTWAYGRRVSHLDLAPGSTVRFGSAEDGPYATLSALPEAPATAQAPSALTAITGSYRPPTRVRPLPAKVTRIGRATDNDLVLADLSVSRHHAELRARPDGRYEITDLDSHNGTYLNGSPVSTALVEPEDLVGIGHSMLCLVGDQLQEFVDTGDIDLNVEGLVVEVGEGKVLLDQVTFPVGQKCLLAVAGPSGAGKSTLLNALTGLRPADHGTVRYDGRDLYRDYAELRRRIGLVPQDDILHTQLTVRRALRYAAELRFPGDTEPAERAARVEEVITELGLEQRADQVISSLSGGQRKRVSVALELLTKPSLLFLDEPTSGLDPGMDRSVMHMLRDLADDGRTVIVVTHSVLSLDLCDRLLLLAPGGKIAFYGPPGETLDFVGFGQWPEAFEAFENDRARDWAGQYHDSDAHRRYIADAMARPARPGAAAAPPAPVRPPQGWWSQLGTLVRRYATALTADRTFLAVMIALPFVMGAMARALAGSKLTQETALNGLLILCVGGVLTGAANAVRELVKERTIYQRERAVGLSRSAYLWSKIVVLGTVTVAQAVVLTMVGLAGVKLRPQGGGGVVLPPLLEITIAVAMLSFTAMMLGLLISALVKKEEVTMPLLVLLAIVQVVFCGALLQLNGVPVLNQLSYLIPSRWALAAMAASIDLRQVVPGKLTQDPLFEHSLGVWLLDLGMLAALSLLFGLLVARLLRRHEPAVMRG from the coding sequence ATGGGAGAGCGACAGTTCGCGCCCTTCGCGCCGCAGCTTGTACTGGAGACGGACGGCGACTCGCAGGTGATGAGCCCGAGCCGCACGTACCACGTCGGACGGGACCCCACGGGCGAGATCGTGCTGACCGACCCCCGGGTCTCCTGGCACCATGCCGTCCTGCACGCCGACGGCGACCACTGGACGCTGGACGACACCGGGTCCACCAACGGCACCTGGGCGTACGGCCGCCGGGTCAGCCACCTCGACCTCGCCCCGGGCAGCACCGTCCGGTTCGGCAGCGCCGAGGACGGCCCGTACGCGACCCTCAGCGCGCTGCCCGAGGCCCCCGCCACCGCGCAGGCGCCCTCAGCGCTGACCGCCATCACCGGCTCCTACCGGCCGCCCACCCGGGTTCGCCCGCTGCCCGCCAAGGTGACCCGGATCGGCCGGGCCACCGACAACGACCTGGTGCTGGCCGACCTCTCGGTCTCCCGCCACCACGCCGAACTCCGGGCCCGCCCGGACGGCCGGTACGAGATCACCGACCTGGACAGCCACAACGGCACGTACCTGAACGGCAGCCCGGTCAGCACCGCCCTGGTGGAGCCCGAGGACCTGGTCGGCATCGGCCACTCGATGCTCTGCCTGGTCGGCGACCAGCTGCAGGAGTTCGTCGACACCGGCGACATCGACCTGAACGTCGAGGGCCTGGTGGTCGAGGTCGGCGAGGGCAAGGTGCTGCTCGACCAGGTCACCTTCCCGGTCGGCCAGAAGTGCCTGCTGGCCGTCGCGGGCCCGAGCGGGGCCGGAAAGTCCACCCTGCTGAACGCCCTGACCGGCCTGCGCCCCGCCGACCACGGCACGGTGCGCTACGACGGCCGCGACCTCTACCGCGACTACGCCGAGCTGCGCCGACGGATCGGCCTGGTGCCGCAGGACGACATCCTGCACACCCAGCTCACCGTCCGCCGCGCGCTGCGCTACGCCGCGGAACTGCGCTTCCCCGGCGACACCGAGCCCGCCGAACGGGCCGCCCGGGTCGAAGAGGTGATCACCGAACTCGGCCTGGAACAGCGCGCCGACCAGGTGATCTCCAGCCTCTCCGGCGGCCAGCGCAAGCGGGTCAGCGTCGCCCTGGAGCTGCTCACCAAACCCTCGCTGCTCTTCCTGGACGAGCCCACCTCCGGCCTGGACCCCGGGATGGACCGCTCGGTCATGCACATGCTGCGCGACCTGGCCGACGACGGACGCACCGTCATCGTGGTCACCCACAGCGTGCTCAGCCTCGACCTCTGCGACCGGCTGCTGCTGCTCGCCCCCGGCGGGAAGATCGCGTTCTACGGACCACCCGGCGAGACCCTCGACTTCGTCGGCTTCGGCCAGTGGCCGGAGGCCTTCGAGGCGTTCGAGAACGACCGGGCCCGGGACTGGGCCGGCCAGTACCACGACTCGGACGCGCACCGCCGGTACATCGCCGACGCGATGGCCCGCCCGGCCCGCCCCGGGGCGGCCGCCGCACCCCCGGCGCCGGTCCGGCCGCCGCAGGGCTGGTGGTCCCAACTGGGCACCCTGGTCCGCCGCTACGCCACCGCACTGACCGCCGACCGGACCTTCCTGGCCGTCATGATCGCGCTGCCGTTCGTGATGGGCGCGATGGCCAGGGCGCTGGCCGGCAGCAAGCTGACCCAGGAGACCGCGCTCAACGGCCTGCTGATCCTGTGCGTCGGCGGCGTGCTCACCGGCGCCGCCAACGCCGTCCGGGAGCTGGTCAAGGAACGCACCATCTACCAGCGCGAGAGAGCCGTCGGCCTGTCCAGATCCGCCTACCTCTGGTCGAAGATCGTCGTCCTCGGCACCGTCACGGTCGCCCAGGCGGTGGTGCTCACCATGGTCGGCCTGGCCGGGGTGAAGCTCAGACCGCAGGGCGGCGGCGGGGTGGTGCTGCCACCGCTGCTGGAGATCACCATCGCGGTCGCGATGCTGTCCTTCACCGCGATGATGCTCGGCCTGCTGATCTCCGCCCTGGTGAAGAAGGAGGAGGTCACCATGCCGCTGCTGGTGCTGCTCGCCATCGTCCAGGTGGTGTTCTGCGGCGCGCTGCTCCAGCTGAACGGCGTCCCGGTGCTCAACCAGCTCTCCTATCTGATCCCGTCCCGCTGGGCCCTGGCGGCGATGGCCGCCAGCATCGACCTGCGCCAGGTGGTGCCCGGCAAGCTCACCCAGGACCCGCTGTTCGAGCACAGCCTCGGCGTCTGGCTGCTCGACCTCGGCATGCTCGCGGCGCTCTCGCTGCTGTTCGGCCTGCTGGTCGCCCGGCTGCTGCGCCGGCACGAGCCGGCCGTGATGCGCGGGTAG
- a CDS encoding serine/threonine-protein kinase, translating into MNSTAPSDLTGRQLGGYLLGKVIGRGGMAVVHQAEDLRLGRIVAVKLLAPELARNDVFRQRFARESKIAAAIDHPHIVPVYEAGEAEGVLYIAMRYVQGRDLRALLDRQGPLTVRQTVRITAQVASALDAAHAHDLVHRDVKPGNILVAEGTDSDHPEHVYLTDFGLTKKSLSLTGLTTVGQFVGTLDYVAPEQISGKPVDGRCDVYSLACVVYEELTGAPPFRRDDDLALLWAHLNDPVPPVTALRPDLPGAVDEVLAKALAKTPEQRFDSCLALVAALRAAGEDAAGSPAAVPTPTEVVPVVSLPEPVPAPPAWAWPVFEAGGR; encoded by the coding sequence GTGAACTCCACCGCACCGTCCGACCTGACCGGGCGTCAGCTCGGCGGCTACCTGCTGGGCAAGGTGATCGGGCGCGGCGGGATGGCCGTGGTGCACCAGGCGGAGGACCTGCGGCTGGGCCGGATCGTCGCGGTCAAGCTGCTCGCCCCCGAGTTGGCCCGCAACGACGTCTTCCGGCAGCGGTTCGCCCGCGAGTCCAAGATCGCCGCCGCGATCGACCACCCGCACATCGTCCCGGTCTACGAGGCCGGGGAGGCCGAGGGCGTGCTCTACATCGCGATGCGCTACGTCCAGGGCCGGGACCTGCGCGCCCTGCTCGACCGGCAGGGCCCGCTGACCGTCCGCCAGACCGTCCGGATCACCGCCCAGGTGGCCTCCGCGCTGGACGCCGCGCACGCCCACGACCTGGTCCACCGGGACGTCAAACCCGGCAACATCCTGGTCGCCGAGGGCACCGACAGCGACCACCCCGAGCACGTCTACCTGACCGACTTCGGCCTGACCAAGAAGTCGCTCTCGCTGACCGGCCTGACCACCGTCGGCCAGTTCGTCGGCACCCTCGACTACGTCGCCCCCGAGCAGATCTCCGGCAAACCGGTGGACGGCCGCTGCGACGTCTACAGCCTCGCCTGCGTGGTGTACGAGGAACTCACCGGCGCACCCCCCTTCCGCCGCGACGACGACCTGGCGCTGCTCTGGGCCCACCTGAACGACCCGGTGCCACCCGTCACCGCGCTGCGCCCCGACCTGCCCGGCGCCGTCGACGAGGTGCTGGCCAAGGCACTCGCCAAGACCCCGGAACAGCGCTTCGACAGCTGCCTGGCACTGGTGGCCGCCCTGCGCGCGGCGGGCGAGGACGCGGCCGGGTCCCCGGCGGCCGTGCCGACCCCGACCGAGGTGGTCCCGGTGGTGTCGCTGCCCGAACCGGTGCCCGCGCCGCCCGCCTGGGCCTGGCCGGTCTTCGAGGCGGGCGGGCGCTGA
- a CDS encoding FAD-dependent monooxygenase — protein sequence MAHTRRPDVLIVGAGPVGLSAAAELRRRGVRCRLVDRLPARLPYAKAVGIQPRTLEIWDRMGLAGAVLEAAVPLRGQLGFVNGREQGRLELTLPPEVPYGFAALPQYETERLLEDHVAGLGTAVERGTELLTFTQDDDGVTAVLRTAAGAEEEVRVGYLIGCDGAHSTVRKGLGLTFEGAAFPEEYMLADVEADWDLPPGYGVRSSHRAEDGSTDDLLVCIPLPGAGRYRMSMLVPPGLSTSGADRTDGVAHGLEGGRVPELADIQTVVDRLAPRPAVLSRLRWSSVFRISHRIVGRYGDGRVFVAGDAAHIHPPTGAQGMNTGIQDACNLAWKLALVVHGQAGPALLSSYEAERRPVGEEVVGRTVRHATQGLDADRADPRTLLLREAQLLVSYRDGPLAGRPHGPADAPQPGDRAPDCAGLTTPPAAYPLRLLDILRGRPGHLVLLYAADADGLAEAAEAVVGMPDSGARAPAVAVLAREAAPLVPGALPVPHYRDAAGEFARLYRPDGPTGLVIRPDGQLGARFPLAGTATALADYLAALAAAPQ from the coding sequence GTGGCGCACACCCGCAGGCCGGACGTGTTGATCGTGGGCGCCGGTCCGGTCGGACTGAGCGCGGCCGCCGAGCTCCGGCGCCGAGGCGTGCGCTGCCGTCTCGTGGACCGGCTGCCGGCCCGGCTCCCGTACGCGAAGGCGGTCGGCATCCAGCCGCGCACCCTGGAGATCTGGGACCGGATGGGTCTGGCCGGAGCAGTCCTGGAGGCCGCCGTCCCGCTGCGTGGCCAGCTGGGTTTCGTCAACGGCCGGGAGCAGGGGCGGCTCGAACTCACGCTGCCGCCCGAGGTGCCGTACGGATTCGCCGCGCTGCCGCAGTACGAGACCGAGCGCCTGCTCGAGGATCACGTCGCGGGCCTCGGTACGGCCGTCGAACGCGGCACCGAGCTGCTGACCTTCACTCAGGACGACGACGGGGTCACCGCGGTGCTGCGCACCGCCGCCGGGGCGGAGGAGGAGGTCCGGGTCGGCTATCTGATCGGCTGCGACGGGGCCCACAGCACCGTCCGCAAGGGGCTGGGCCTCACCTTCGAGGGCGCGGCCTTCCCCGAGGAGTACATGCTGGCCGACGTCGAGGCCGACTGGGACCTGCCGCCCGGGTACGGCGTCCGGTCCAGCCATCGCGCCGAGGACGGCTCCACCGACGACCTGCTGGTCTGCATCCCGCTGCCCGGCGCGGGCCGCTACCGGATGTCGATGCTGGTCCCGCCCGGACTCTCCACGTCCGGCGCGGACCGGACGGACGGTGTGGCGCACGGCCTGGAGGGCGGCCGCGTGCCGGAGCTGGCCGACATCCAGACCGTGGTGGACCGGCTCGCGCCCCGCCCGGCGGTCCTGTCCCGACTGCGGTGGTCCTCGGTCTTCCGGATCAGCCACCGGATCGTCGGCCGCTACGGCGACGGCCGAGTCTTCGTCGCGGGCGACGCCGCCCACATCCACCCGCCCACCGGTGCCCAGGGCATGAACACCGGCATCCAGGACGCCTGCAACCTGGCCTGGAAGCTCGCCTTGGTGGTCCACGGGCAGGCCGGGCCCGCGCTGCTCAGCAGCTACGAAGCCGAGCGTCGCCCCGTCGGCGAGGAGGTGGTGGGCCGGACCGTGCGCCACGCCACCCAGGGCCTCGACGCCGACCGCGCCGACCCACGGACCCTGCTGCTCCGCGAGGCCCAACTCCTCGTCAGTTACCGGGACGGCCCGCTCGCCGGCCGCCCGCACGGCCCCGCCGACGCACCCCAGCCCGGCGACCGGGCCCCGGACTGCGCCGGCCTGACCACTCCGCCGGCCGCGTACCCGCTGCGCCTGCTGGACATCCTGCGCGGCCGCCCGGGGCACCTGGTGCTCCTGTACGCGGCCGACGCCGACGGCCTGGCCGAGGCCGCCGAAGCGGTCGTCGGGATGCCGGATTCCGGCGCCCGTGCACCGGCCGTCGCCGTCCTCGCCCGGGAGGCCGCACCGCTCGTGCCCGGGGCCCTGCCCGTCCCCCACTACCGCGACGCCGCCGGGGAGTTCGCCCGGCTCTACCGCCCCGACGGCCCGACCGGCCTGGTCATCCGGCCGGACGGGCAACTCGGCGCCCGCTTCCCGCTCGCCGGTACCGCAACCGCCCTGGCCGACTACCTGGCGGCCCTCGCGGCAGCGCCACAGTGA